GTATCAACTCCGCGCCCTCCGGCAAGAGTCCTAACGATTCAAGGGTCATCACTTTTTGCGATGTGTCCAAAATACGCATCACCACCTTTTCTCCGTAATAAGTCGGGAAGGTGGAAACACGAAAATCAACTTTCCTCCCCGCAATATTAGTGCTAAATCTTCCGTCTTGGGGTTTCCTTTTCTCATCAAGCTTGAGGTTTGAAAGGACTTTGATGCGCGCCACCACTGCGTTGTGGACCTTTGCGGGCAACATGATACTCGTGTACATCGTGCCGTCAACACGAAAACGTACCCGCACTTTTGTCCCCAGTGGTTCAATGTGGACATCCGAAGCACCCCCTTCAATGGCATGCCGGAGGATCACCGCCACGATCTTGGTAACCGGCGCATCCTCTATGATCTGTGTTTTTGAAAGATCAGTGACAACCTCTTCCATGATTCCACCGGTTGTTGTTTCGTCGGGTTGTTGCACCAACTCGGTTTCCAGTTCGGAAAGCGCGCCGCTCACCTCTCCCGAAAGGCCTTTGTATTGGCTTATCAGGGAAGTGAAGTCGGTGTACGATATCAAATACAATTTAAAAGGAATATTCAGCTTAGACGCGATAAACTGAATAGCATCACGCGCGCCAATATTGTCGGGATTAACAATACCGATGGCAAGAACGCCGTCTTCCATTGCCAAAGGGACAAATTTATAATACTGCGCCGACTCTTCCGGCACATTTTTGAGAACCTGGAATGACACCTCTAGACCCTCCGCATTCCGCGAAGGGATGTTGTAATACGCACTGCGCAACGCCGCTATTTCGCCGGGATCAATCCCGCGTTCTTCAAGTGATTTATCAATGTCTCCATCGTTGTCTTTCGTTTCGCGCAGAATAGCGTTGATCTCGCTACTTTTAACTATTCCTTTTTCTACAAGATTGTCTAAGAAAGCCATTATGATTGAGAGCGACGCTGTGGCTCACACTACTTGAGAGATAACAGCCCTTGGTGCCAGCCAGGTCTATTGATTAAAAAACGATATCCTCTTCCAAGAAATCCTTTGGAAATGCTCCTTTTGCCGGAGGAGCCGTTTGTGATTCTTTGTCCTTCGTTTCCAGGGCAGGGGTAACGATATTCACTCCGATCGGCGCGAATGGATTGGTTCGTCCTTTTGGCTCATCTTCCACAGGGAGACTGAAGTCCTGCAGTGACTTAAATGCATTACTGTTAAAGATAGACCCGTCCAATACCAATGAATTCAGATCTCCCAAGAGCGTCAATATCTCTTTATCAATAGCGAGCTCGCCTGCCCTAGACGTGCCCTCCGACGTGACCGGATCAACGTTTATTTCCGGTTTAAAAAAATAATTGTACACCACCAACGAAGCGAGGACGAGTGCGACAATGTAGATTATTTTTTTGTATTTTAATAATTCACCCATATTGATAGTAACTACTTAAGCCAATAGGTTTGCAGGGAAATCCGGTATTCATACAAATCTTTTTCCGAAGAAACGAAGGTAACTTTCACCACATCCACAATACGCAAACTTTTTTCCAAGTCTTTCAGGAAATTCAAAAACGTCTTGTAGGGGCCGGTAACGGAAAAAGTGAGGAGCACCGAACCGTAACCGCTATCGGAGACATTTACGCGCGAAGTGTCCGT
The genomic region above belongs to Patescibacteria group bacterium and contains:
- a CDS encoding GspE/PulE family protein; the protein is MAFLDNLVEKGIVKSSEINAILRETKDNDGDIDKSLEERGIDPGEIAALRSAYYNIPSRNAEGLEVSFQVLKNVPEESAQYYKFVPLAMEDGVLAIGIVNPDNIGARDAIQFIASKLNIPFKLYLISYTDFTSLISQYKGLSGEVSGALSELETELVQQPDETTTGGIMEEVVTDLSKTQIIEDAPVTKIVAVILRHAIEGGASDVHIEPLGTKVRVRFRVDGTMYTSIMLPAKVHNAVVARIKVLSNLKLDEKRKPQDGRFSTNIAGRKVDFRVSTFPTYYGEKVVMRILDTSQKVMTLESLGLLPEGAELIRKAIKRPYGLILLTGPTGSGKTTTLYSMISELDRDTRNVLSLEDPIEYNIPGMSQSQVHPEIDYTFATGLRSILRQDPDIIMVGEIRDKETAQLAIQAALTGHLVLSTLHTNNAAGVIPRLLDMGVDPFLIAPTLILAIAQRLVKVTCPGSEKAVPIEGSIKAIIENEVKDLPEKFKGQFLSAKEVYEALPTDLCPTGTRGRVAVFEILEINKAIEEVILKTPVEEEIFKAARKNGMLTMKEDAILKAIKGQIPFEQINEL